Within Halorubrum lacusprofundi ATCC 49239, the genomic segment CGCCCGACTGGAGAAGCCACGGCGCACGCACGCTGAGGTCAACCTGGGCCGCATCGAACGGTACGCTCAGGAAGACGAGACGGTCGTCGTCCCCGGCAAGGTGCTGGGCAGCGGTGTGCTCGAAAAGAACGTCACCGTCGCCGCCGTCGACTTCTCGGGCACTGCCCGCACGAAGATCGACCAGGCCGGCGAAGCGGTGTCGCTTGAACAGTTCGTTGAACAAAATCCCGAAGAGAGCAACGTCCGGGTGATTCGATGAGTCTCGCAAAGATCGACGCGGACGTCGTCGTCGACGCCCGGGACTGCATCCTCGGTCGCGTCTCGTCGAAGGTCGCCCAGCGCGTCCTT encodes:
- a CDS encoding 50S ribosomal protein L18e — encoded protein: MSSKTNPKLQNLIADLKSVSRDSGANVWQDIAARLEKPRRTHAEVNLGRIERYAQEDETVVVPGKVLGSGVLEKNVTVAAVDFSGTARTKIDQAGEAVSLEQFVEQNPEESNVRVIR